One part of the Phycisphaerae bacterium genome encodes these proteins:
- a CDS encoding glycosyltransferase family 4 protein: MRVAYLTAGAGGMYCGSCMRDNTLAAALIRQRRDVMLIPVYSPIRTDEADVSDSRVVFGGINVFLQQKSSLFGYLPGFVHRLLDHPRLLKIAMKRAGSTSAVTAAPYTLSILRGEHGLQRREIENLIGHLRNLKPTVVHLPDAFFVGLAGPLRRALNVPIVCTLTGEDILLEKLPAGARDAAFAIIREKSHDIDAFMSVSRYYAQYSVERFGIPADRIHHVPLGISITVDAAPVAEDRSSMSDSTTDRPFTIGYLARICPEKGLHLLCDAFRMLVARNRRCRLVIAGYLGDSDRPYFNRVMDELAAVRSHVEYLGEVDRAAKFRMLRSLDVFSVPTTYREAKGIYAIEAKSQGVPVVLPAHGAFPELIESTGGGILFEPNDVTALADALARLMDDPSMRAALGQAGFQAVRTRHTDDVMAEAAWRVFETAATVI; this comes from the coding sequence ATGAGAGTTGCGTACCTGACGGCCGGCGCGGGCGGCATGTATTGTGGAAGCTGCATGCGCGACAATACGCTCGCGGCTGCACTAATTCGTCAGCGTCGCGACGTGATGCTCATCCCGGTGTATTCTCCGATTCGAACGGATGAAGCGGATGTCAGCGATTCGAGAGTGGTGTTCGGCGGCATCAACGTCTTCCTGCAGCAGAAATCGAGTCTGTTCGGATACCTGCCGGGTTTCGTTCATCGATTGCTGGATCATCCACGCCTGCTCAAAATTGCCATGAAACGGGCCGGGTCTACGTCCGCCGTGACGGCCGCTCCCTATACGCTTTCTATTCTGCGCGGTGAGCACGGGCTGCAGCGGCGTGAGATTGAGAATCTGATCGGGCATTTGCGCAATCTGAAACCGACCGTCGTTCATCTGCCCGATGCGTTTTTTGTCGGCCTGGCCGGTCCGCTTCGCCGGGCACTGAATGTGCCGATTGTATGTACGCTGACCGGCGAGGACATCCTGCTGGAGAAATTACCGGCCGGCGCGCGCGATGCGGCGTTCGCGATCATACGCGAGAAATCGCATGATATCGATGCCTTCATGAGTGTGAGCCGATACTACGCGCAATACTCGGTCGAGCGTTTTGGCATTCCGGCGGATCGAATTCACCATGTTCCGCTGGGAATCAGCATAACGGTTGATGCCGCGCCGGTGGCGGAAGATCGGAGCAGTATGTCGGATTCGACGACTGACCGACCGTTCACGATCGGCTATCTGGCGCGCATCTGCCCTGAAAAGGGTCTTCACCTGCTGTGCGACGCCTTTCGAATGCTCGTTGCACGCAATCGGCGGTGTCGATTGGTCATCGCCGGCTATCTGGGCGATTCGGATCGACCTTACTTCAACCGGGTCATGGACGAGTTGGCGGCGGTGCGGTCGCATGTGGAGTATCTCGGCGAGGTGGACCGGGCGGCGAAATTCAGGATGCTGCGCTCGCTCGATGTATTTTCAGTGCCGACGACCTATCGCGAGGCCAAGGGCATCTATGCGATCGAGGCAAAGTCGCAGGGCGTTCCGGTCGTGTTGCCTGCGCATGGGGCATTTCCGGAGTTGATCGAGTCGACAGGTGGCGGCATTCTCTTCGAACCGAACGATGTGACCGCGTTGGCTGATGCGCTGGCTCGCCTGATGGACGATCCGTCGATGCGAGCCGCACTGGGACAGGCCGGCTTTCAGGCCGTGAGGACGCGACACACGGACGACGTGATGGCCGAGGCCGCTTGGCGCGTATTTGAGACCGCGGCAACCGTTATTTGA
- a CDS encoding ABC transporter ATP-binding protein, protein MLEAIRLSKTYPTADGGLQVLRDATLTLQAGDSAAVMGPSGCGKSTFLNILGVLDTPTGGTLRVDGRAPFDLPEADQAAFRNRSVGFVFQDHHLLPQCTVLENVLIPTLVVAGADELERARQLLGRVGLSERMDHRPAQLSGGERQRAAIARALINRPAVLLADEPTGNLDRANAERVADLLTEIHREEKTILVVVTHSEEIAGRFDRTMIIRDGVLSPMTQS, encoded by the coding sequence ATGCTGGAAGCAATAAGACTATCAAAGACATATCCCACGGCGGACGGCGGGCTGCAAGTTCTACGTGACGCGACCTTGACACTTCAGGCCGGTGATTCGGCGGCTGTCATGGGACCGTCCGGCTGCGGGAAAAGCACGTTCCTGAATATTCTCGGCGTGCTTGATACACCGACGGGTGGGACGCTTCGGGTCGACGGCCGCGCGCCGTTCGATCTCCCCGAGGCGGATCAGGCTGCATTTCGAAATCGATCGGTGGGGTTTGTGTTTCAGGATCATCACCTGCTTCCGCAGTGCACGGTTCTGGAGAATGTGCTGATTCCCACGCTTGTCGTCGCCGGAGCGGATGAATTGGAACGGGCGCGGCAACTGCTCGGACGAGTCGGTCTCTCAGAGCGAATGGATCATCGCCCCGCGCAGCTCTCGGGCGGCGAACGCCAACGCGCGGCGATCGCACGGGCGCTGATAAACCGACCGGCCGTCCTGCTTGCCGATGAGCCGACGGGAAATCTCGACCGCGCGAATGCGGAACGAGTGGCCGATCTGCTGACGGAAATTCACCGCGAAGAAAAAACGATCCTGGTCGTCGTCACTCACAGCGAGGAGATCGCCGGCCGATTCGACCGGACGATGATCATCCGGGACGGAGTCCTTTCACCGATGACGCAATCATGA
- the mnmG gene encoding tRNA uridine-5-carboxymethylaminomethyl(34) synthesis enzyme MnmG — translation MNREFEIVVIGGGHAGTEAAWAAAHLGVPTLLVTMDAQAIGRMSCNPAIGGIGKGQMVREIDALGGLMGLATDAGGIQFRMLNLRKGPSVWSPRAQCDRRLYAGAVQRLLNSTPNLTITEGTVDELLTDSAGDQSADFRVTGVRLSDGRSFHCRCIVVTTGTFLRGLMHMGERKTEGGRIGEGSANNLSGQLRGLGFELGRLKTGTPPRLARDSIAYDGLEVQPGDDRPAPFSFMHDAVTQPQIDCWITYTNERTHEMIRANLDRAPMYSGQIESTGPRYCPSIEDKVVRFAEKDRHQIFLEPEGYDCDRIYCNGISTSLPIDVQEPFVRSIEGLEQARIVQYGYAVEYDYVPPHQTCATLETKRVRGLYLAGQINGTSGYEEAAGQGIVAGINAARRVLGQEPFVMGRDQSYIAVMIDDLVTKGTIEPYRMFTSRAEYRLLLRSDNADVRLTPIGRELGLVDDARWHRYNLKRASCAAIEAWARQTRHNGLSFWEWLSRTDCDAAADLNWSAFCAERPASLREASDALLDEACQAVRIEARYGGYIRRQEREIERFRRMESRSIPADFDFDAITQLRFEAREKLTRVAPRSIGQAQRISGINPADIAVLALYLEARRRRSE, via the coding sequence ATGAATCGTGAGTTTGAGATCGTAGTCATCGGAGGAGGCCATGCCGGCACCGAGGCCGCCTGGGCTGCAGCGCATCTGGGCGTGCCCACCCTGCTTGTGACGATGGATGCACAGGCGATCGGTCGCATGAGCTGCAATCCCGCGATCGGCGGCATCGGCAAGGGGCAGATGGTTCGCGAGATTGATGCGCTCGGCGGGCTCATGGGTCTGGCAACGGACGCGGGCGGAATCCAGTTTCGCATGTTGAACTTGCGGAAGGGACCGTCGGTCTGGTCGCCGCGGGCGCAGTGCGATCGGCGGCTTTATGCCGGGGCGGTTCAGCGGTTGCTGAATTCGACGCCCAATCTCACCATCACGGAAGGCACTGTCGATGAGCTACTGACCGATTCCGCCGGCGATCAGAGCGCTGATTTCCGGGTGACCGGTGTCCGCTTGTCCGACGGCCGGTCCTTCCACTGCCGCTGCATTGTCGTGACCACCGGCACTTTTCTTCGCGGCCTGATGCACATGGGCGAACGAAAGACGGAGGGCGGACGAATCGGCGAAGGCAGCGCGAACAATCTGAGCGGACAGTTGCGCGGGCTGGGATTCGAACTGGGCCGATTGAAGACCGGCACGCCGCCGCGACTGGCGCGGGATTCGATTGCCTATGACGGGCTTGAGGTCCAACCCGGCGATGATCGACCCGCGCCGTTCTCTTTCATGCACGATGCGGTGACGCAGCCGCAGATCGACTGCTGGATCACCTACACGAACGAGCGGACGCACGAAATGATCCGTGCAAATCTGGATCGCGCTCCAATGTACTCCGGACAGATCGAATCGACGGGGCCGCGCTATTGCCCCAGCATTGAAGACAAGGTGGTTCGCTTCGCCGAAAAGGACCGGCATCAGATCTTCCTGGAGCCGGAAGGCTACGACTGCGACCGAATTTACTGCAACGGCATCAGCACGTCGTTGCCGATCGATGTGCAGGAGCCTTTTGTACGGTCGATCGAAGGCCTGGAGCAGGCTCGTATCGTGCAATACGGCTATGCGGTCGAGTATGACTATGTTCCGCCGCATCAGACGTGCGCGACGCTCGAGACAAAACGGGTCCGCGGCCTGTATCTCGCGGGCCAGATAAACGGCACCAGTGGCTACGAAGAGGCTGCGGGACAGGGCATCGTTGCCGGGATCAATGCCGCACGCCGCGTGCTGGGCCAGGAGCCGTTCGTCATGGGTCGCGATCAGAGTTACATCGCCGTGATGATCGACGATCTGGTCACAAAAGGCACGATCGAACCTTACCGGATGTTCACATCGCGGGCGGAATATCGCCTTCTCCTGCGCAGCGATAACGCGGATGTGCGCCTTACTCCAATTGGCCGCGAACTGGGATTGGTCGATGACGCGCGGTGGCATCGCTATAACTTGAAGCGTGCTTCGTGCGCAGCGATCGAGGCCTGGGCGCGGCAGACACGGCATAACGGACTTTCATTCTGGGAATGGCTGTCGCGAACGGACTGCGATGCGGCCGCGGATTTGAACTGGTCCGCATTTTGTGCGGAGCGGCCGGCTTCCTTGAGGGAGGCGAGCGATGCCCTGCTGGACGAGGCATGTCAGGCGGTGCGGATCGAGGCGCGATACGGCGGCTACATACGCCGTCAGGAACGGGAGATTGAGCGATTTCGACGGATGGAGTCTCGGTCGATTCCGGCGGATTTTGATTTCGATGCGATCACCCAACTACGATTCGAGGCTCGCGAGAAACTGACGCGCGTCGCGCCCCGGAGCATCGGTCAGGCCCAGCGCATCAGCGGAATCAATCCCGCGGACATCGCGGTGCTGGCGCTGTATCTTGAAGCGCGACGCCGTCGATCGGAATAG